Proteins co-encoded in one Colletes latitarsis isolate SP2378_abdomen chromosome 13, iyColLati1, whole genome shotgun sequence genomic window:
- the LOC143349286 gene encoding uncharacterized protein LOC143349286 isoform X1, with protein sequence MDVLRVSILLLMVVACSTSTLKNDREASFGSGRNYIRRSRRIALNEYLVPPPPPRHHPVRSGRVANPQPTEAPGYFSKFMDWINPFGYGSPSPQHSKSPPNLEPSFSPQSHPPPFNVHPGSPSGPSLQPPPGPPPGLPLYPPPGPQPNLPLYPPLSPPPSLHSVPILTPPSQHPGVGIAPLGPPPGQHSGSIVPPLGPPPGPYSGSLAPPLSTHPVLPPHPSSLPIYNAPPLALLDVRPFVLPPKNNQYLPPNKGKPCNPCNKFPWIPMQDGGLRPDVYLPPQLSNGYLPPAVQAHHDAQHAASHEVRIPDFSHAQAHQNGQQGVVGSLPNPQLYTGPMPPLYKAEPFNRPSSPHTENVAHLEPPPLPVVPSTGQHANPQIDNERFNIRDNHDLTSSGTQINQGHASVVPQNHETEINEQFEDHKESFGIAIPDNQPPISDQGQDGILNHPVLDNQQVITSFGSSGVENQGFSDQDNDFNYLPPNAFHDQSVEHLNYQYSDDLSPSSSVVKDSHAVTQAPPASSPSTNKDPVHFEESPLLDLTQKSESRTDKQWPPPTATYIDNTAKTTANYNLQTSNALTDDSPSFTKPIETYSASNIQNGDGVSTPLAVDFSEHRYIETSTSNSRYTGFSWPSLSLDVANSKNESFENGTFVDPLVRWRNSSREVQNSEQGRLDSNDSVQRQQNVKRNKQVQVIIPYTSEYTPIPFQQSYGDWSVKNNHERTQSRKAPPSRDTSDNYVQQESRNEIRLINQLQTQFNLNDSNKLSVKQSDARPATTRTNNSIDVRRLQKNIDNWTIQEYSKFTTSSTVLPSSLHPYLLPSKKIPTEYLTTTEPGDHTNESNDKNESVKTYSLAGFSFNEVEHEGSASNHIEESRAPQKVVRIESSKSTTSISESTDKSTTNEKSTWDGYSVLISPVNKERVYVVTPQPVPSTSAKSKLDKQKANEDRTNSSNSKKSEESLSEFEAIEKAYQVLPQAVNNLAVASTGKEDVPLWGIMEHEEFASLNLDESGDESAGDILDGPVLYSGHSKVSRAKR encoded by the exons ATGGATGTTCTTCGA GTGTCGATATTACTCCTGATGGTCGTTGCATGCAGTACGTCAACGTTGAAAAATGATCGAGAAGCGTCCTTCGGTAGTGGTCGAAATTATATTCGTCGTAGTCGAAGAATAGCGTTGAACGAGTATCTCGTTCCACCCCCACCGCCACGACATCATCCGGTGAGATCTGGGAGGGTAGCCAATCCTCAGCCAACAGAAGCTCCGGGATACTTCTCGAAATTCATGGATTGGATAAATCCTTTCGGTTATGGTTCACCATCCCCTCAACATTCGAAGTCTCCTCCAAATCTTGAACCTTCTTTCTCCCCTCAATCTCATCCTCCACCATTCAACGTCCATCCTGGCTCTCCATCTGGTCCATCTCTGCAACCTCCTCCTGGTCCACCACCCGGTCTACCTTTGTACCCTCCTCCTGGACCACAACCCAATTTACCTTTGTACCCCCCTCTCAGCCCACCTCCAAGTCTACATTCTGTTCCAATTCTTACACCTCCTAGTCAGCATCCTGGTGTAGGTATTGCTCCTCTTGGTCCACCTCCTGGTCAACATTCTGGTTCGATCGTACCCCCTCTTGGTCCACCCCCTGGTCCATATTCTGGCTCGCTTGCACCTCCCCTGAGTACACATCCGGTTCTACCACCTCATCCCAGCTCTTTACCAATTTACAACGCTCCTCCGCTCGCCCTGCTCGATGTAAGACCCTTCGTTCTGCCTCCAAAGAACAATCAATACTTGCCTCCAAACAAGGGGAAGCCCTGCAATCCCTGTAATAAGTTTCCATGGATCCCCATGCAAGATGGAGGTCTTCGTCCCGACGTCTATCTTCCTCCACAACTTTCAAACGGTTATCTTCCTCCTGCTGTCCAAGCACATCACGATGCCCAACACGCAGCCTCGCACGAAGTCAGAATCCCAGACTTTTCTCACGCCCAGGCACATCAAAATGGGCAACAAGGCGTGGTTGGATCGCTACCAAACCCCCAGTTGTATACTGGCCCGATGCCTCCGCTGTACAAGGCAGAGCCTTTCAACCGACCATCGAGTCCTCACACGGAAAACGTGGCCCATTTGGAACCACCTCCTCTACCCGTGGTGCCTTCGACCGGTCAACACGCGAATCCACAGATCGACAACGAACGCTTTAATATTCGCGACAATCACGATCTGACGTCCAGCGGGACGCAAATAAATCAAGGACACGCGAGTGTCGTGCCACAGAATCACGAAACAGAGATCAACGAACAGTTCGAGGACCACAAAGAGTCGTTTGGTATTGCCATTCCCGATAACCAACCGCCCATTTCCGACCAAGGACAGGATGGAATATTGAATCACCCTGTACTAGATAATCAGCAGGTTATTACCAGTTTTGGATCGTCTGGTGTCGAGAATCAAGGTTTCAGCGATCAGGATAATGATTTCAATTACTTGCCACCAAATGCTTTTCACGATCAGAGCGTCGAGCACTTGAATTATCAATATTCTGATGACTTGTCGCCCAGCAGTAGCGTCGTCAAAGACTCTCACGCGGTGACGCAAGCACCCCCAGCGAGTAGTCCTTCTACCAACAAAGATCCTGTGCATTTTGAAGAATCGCCACTCCTGGATCTCACGCAGAAGAGCGAAAGTCGTACTGACAAACAGTGGCCACCGCCTACAGCCACTTACATCGATAACACGGCAAAAACCACTGCAAATTACAATTTGCAAACTAGCAACGCGTTAACCGATGATTCGCCAAGCTTCACGAAACCGATCGAGACTTATTCCGCGTCGAACATACAAAATGGCGACGGCGTTTCCACGCCATTGGCCGTAGATTTTTCCGAACATCGATATATCGAAACGTCGACGAGTAATTCTCGTTACACAGGAttttcgtggccaagtttatcgTTGGACGTAGCTAACTCGAAGAACGAATCGTTCGAGAATGGTACGTTTGTGGATCCCCTTGTTCGGTGGCGCAATTCTTCCAGAGAAGTGCAAAATTCTGAACAAGGTAGATTAGATTCGAACGATTCTGTTCAGAGACAGCAAaatgtaaaaagaaataaacaa gTACAAGTTATTATACCGTATACGTCGGAATATACACCGATACCGTTTCAACAATCTTACGGAGATTGGAGCGTTAAGAACAACCACGAGAGAACGCAATCGAGGAAAGCTCCTCCCTCTCGCGATACAAGCGATAATTACGTTCAACAGGAATCGAGAAACGAGATTCGACTAATAAATCAATTGCAAacacaatttaatttaaatgattCCAATAAACTGAGTGTAAAGCAATCAGATGCAAGACCTGCTACGACAAGAACAAATAATTCTATCGATGTGCGCaggttacaaaaaaatattgataactGGACGATACAA GAATATTCAAAGTTCACAACGTCCAGTACAGTCTTGCCCAGCTCCTTGCATCCCTATCTATTGCCATCAAAGAAGATCCCAACGGAGTACTTAACGACGACAGAGCCTGGCGATCACACAAACGAATCAAACGATAAGAACGAAAGTGTGAAGACGTACTCGTTGGCTGGATTTAGTTTCAACGAAGTGGAACACGAGGGTTCCGCGAGTAATCACATCGAAGAATCTCGAGCG CCTCAGAAAGTCGTACGAATAGAGAGCTCTAAATCGACTACGAGTATCTCGGAAAGTACAGATAAGTCCACGACAAACGAAAAGTCGACGTGGGACGGATACTCTGTATTGATATCGCCTGTCAATAAAGAACGAGTTTACGTGGTGACGCCACAGCCGGTACCATCAACGTCTGCCAAGAGCAAACTCGACAAGCAAAAAGCAAACGAGGATCGAACAAATTCGAGCAACTCAAAGAAAAGCGAAGAGAGTTTGAGCGAGTTTGAGGCGATTGAGAAAGCTTACCAAGTGCTTCCCCAGGCGGTGAACAATCTTGCTGTCGCGTCTACGGGGAAGGAGGACGTTCCGTTATGGGGGATCATGGAGCACGAAGAATTTGCTTCGTTGAACTTGGATGAATCTGGCGACGAATCGGCTGGGGACATCTTGGATGGACCGGTGCTTTACTCTGGACATTCGAAG GTTTCTCGAGCTAAACGATGA
- the LOC143349286 gene encoding uncharacterized protein LOC143349286 isoform X2, producing the protein MDVLRVSILLLMVVACSTSTLKNDREASFGSGRNYIRRSRRIALNEYLVPPPPPRHHPVRSGRVANPQPTEAPGYFSKFMDWINPFGYGSPSPQHSKSPPNLEPSFSPQSHPPPFNVHPGSPSGPSLQPPPGPPPGLPLYPPPGPQPNLPLYPPLSPPPSLHSVPILTPPSQHPGVGIAPLGPPPGQHSGSIVPPLGPPPGPYSGSLAPPLSTHPVLPPHPSSLPIYNAPPLALLDVRPFVLPPKNNQYLPPNKGKPCNPCNKFPWIPMQDGGLRPDVYLPPQLSNGYLPPAVQAHHDAQHAASHEVRIPDFSHAQAHQNGQQGVVGSLPNPQLYTGPMPPLYKAEPFNRPSSPHTENVAHLEPPPLPVVPSTGQHANPQIDNERFNIRDNHDLTSSGTQINQGHASVVPQNHETEINEQFEDHKESFGIAIPDNQPPISDQGQDGILNHPVLDNQQVITSFGSSGVENQGFSDQDNDFNYLPPNAFHDQSVEHLNYQYSDDLSPSSSVVKDSHAVTQAPPASSPSTNKDPVHFEESPLLDLTQKSESRTDKQWPPPTATYIDNTAKTTANYNLQTSNALTDDSPSFTKPIETYSASNIQNGDGVSTPLAVDFSEHRYIETSTSNSRYTGFSWPSLSLDVANSKNESFENGTFVDPLVRWRNSSREVQNSEQGRLDSNDSVQRQQNVKRNKQVQVIIPYTSEYTPIPFQQSYGDWSVKNNHERTQSRKAPPSRDTSDNYVQQESRNEIRLINQLQTQFNLNDSNKLSVKQSDARPATTRTNNSIDVRRLQKNIDNWTIQEYSKFTTSSTVLPSSLHPYLLPSKKIPTEYLTTTEPGDHTNESNDKNESVKTYSLAGFSFNEVEHEGSASNHIEESRAKVVRIESSKSTTSISESTDKSTTNEKSTWDGYSVLISPVNKERVYVVTPQPVPSTSAKSKLDKQKANEDRTNSSNSKKSEESLSEFEAIEKAYQVLPQAVNNLAVASTGKEDVPLWGIMEHEEFASLNLDESGDESAGDILDGPVLYSGHSKVSRAKR; encoded by the exons ATGGATGTTCTTCGA GTGTCGATATTACTCCTGATGGTCGTTGCATGCAGTACGTCAACGTTGAAAAATGATCGAGAAGCGTCCTTCGGTAGTGGTCGAAATTATATTCGTCGTAGTCGAAGAATAGCGTTGAACGAGTATCTCGTTCCACCCCCACCGCCACGACATCATCCGGTGAGATCTGGGAGGGTAGCCAATCCTCAGCCAACAGAAGCTCCGGGATACTTCTCGAAATTCATGGATTGGATAAATCCTTTCGGTTATGGTTCACCATCCCCTCAACATTCGAAGTCTCCTCCAAATCTTGAACCTTCTTTCTCCCCTCAATCTCATCCTCCACCATTCAACGTCCATCCTGGCTCTCCATCTGGTCCATCTCTGCAACCTCCTCCTGGTCCACCACCCGGTCTACCTTTGTACCCTCCTCCTGGACCACAACCCAATTTACCTTTGTACCCCCCTCTCAGCCCACCTCCAAGTCTACATTCTGTTCCAATTCTTACACCTCCTAGTCAGCATCCTGGTGTAGGTATTGCTCCTCTTGGTCCACCTCCTGGTCAACATTCTGGTTCGATCGTACCCCCTCTTGGTCCACCCCCTGGTCCATATTCTGGCTCGCTTGCACCTCCCCTGAGTACACATCCGGTTCTACCACCTCATCCCAGCTCTTTACCAATTTACAACGCTCCTCCGCTCGCCCTGCTCGATGTAAGACCCTTCGTTCTGCCTCCAAAGAACAATCAATACTTGCCTCCAAACAAGGGGAAGCCCTGCAATCCCTGTAATAAGTTTCCATGGATCCCCATGCAAGATGGAGGTCTTCGTCCCGACGTCTATCTTCCTCCACAACTTTCAAACGGTTATCTTCCTCCTGCTGTCCAAGCACATCACGATGCCCAACACGCAGCCTCGCACGAAGTCAGAATCCCAGACTTTTCTCACGCCCAGGCACATCAAAATGGGCAACAAGGCGTGGTTGGATCGCTACCAAACCCCCAGTTGTATACTGGCCCGATGCCTCCGCTGTACAAGGCAGAGCCTTTCAACCGACCATCGAGTCCTCACACGGAAAACGTGGCCCATTTGGAACCACCTCCTCTACCCGTGGTGCCTTCGACCGGTCAACACGCGAATCCACAGATCGACAACGAACGCTTTAATATTCGCGACAATCACGATCTGACGTCCAGCGGGACGCAAATAAATCAAGGACACGCGAGTGTCGTGCCACAGAATCACGAAACAGAGATCAACGAACAGTTCGAGGACCACAAAGAGTCGTTTGGTATTGCCATTCCCGATAACCAACCGCCCATTTCCGACCAAGGACAGGATGGAATATTGAATCACCCTGTACTAGATAATCAGCAGGTTATTACCAGTTTTGGATCGTCTGGTGTCGAGAATCAAGGTTTCAGCGATCAGGATAATGATTTCAATTACTTGCCACCAAATGCTTTTCACGATCAGAGCGTCGAGCACTTGAATTATCAATATTCTGATGACTTGTCGCCCAGCAGTAGCGTCGTCAAAGACTCTCACGCGGTGACGCAAGCACCCCCAGCGAGTAGTCCTTCTACCAACAAAGATCCTGTGCATTTTGAAGAATCGCCACTCCTGGATCTCACGCAGAAGAGCGAAAGTCGTACTGACAAACAGTGGCCACCGCCTACAGCCACTTACATCGATAACACGGCAAAAACCACTGCAAATTACAATTTGCAAACTAGCAACGCGTTAACCGATGATTCGCCAAGCTTCACGAAACCGATCGAGACTTATTCCGCGTCGAACATACAAAATGGCGACGGCGTTTCCACGCCATTGGCCGTAGATTTTTCCGAACATCGATATATCGAAACGTCGACGAGTAATTCTCGTTACACAGGAttttcgtggccaagtttatcgTTGGACGTAGCTAACTCGAAGAACGAATCGTTCGAGAATGGTACGTTTGTGGATCCCCTTGTTCGGTGGCGCAATTCTTCCAGAGAAGTGCAAAATTCTGAACAAGGTAGATTAGATTCGAACGATTCTGTTCAGAGACAGCAAaatgtaaaaagaaataaacaa gTACAAGTTATTATACCGTATACGTCGGAATATACACCGATACCGTTTCAACAATCTTACGGAGATTGGAGCGTTAAGAACAACCACGAGAGAACGCAATCGAGGAAAGCTCCTCCCTCTCGCGATACAAGCGATAATTACGTTCAACAGGAATCGAGAAACGAGATTCGACTAATAAATCAATTGCAAacacaatttaatttaaatgattCCAATAAACTGAGTGTAAAGCAATCAGATGCAAGACCTGCTACGACAAGAACAAATAATTCTATCGATGTGCGCaggttacaaaaaaatattgataactGGACGATACAA GAATATTCAAAGTTCACAACGTCCAGTACAGTCTTGCCCAGCTCCTTGCATCCCTATCTATTGCCATCAAAGAAGATCCCAACGGAGTACTTAACGACGACAGAGCCTGGCGATCACACAAACGAATCAAACGATAAGAACGAAAGTGTGAAGACGTACTCGTTGGCTGGATTTAGTTTCAACGAAGTGGAACACGAGGGTTCCGCGAGTAATCACATCGAAGAATCTCGAGCG AAAGTCGTACGAATAGAGAGCTCTAAATCGACTACGAGTATCTCGGAAAGTACAGATAAGTCCACGACAAACGAAAAGTCGACGTGGGACGGATACTCTGTATTGATATCGCCTGTCAATAAAGAACGAGTTTACGTGGTGACGCCACAGCCGGTACCATCAACGTCTGCCAAGAGCAAACTCGACAAGCAAAAAGCAAACGAGGATCGAACAAATTCGAGCAACTCAAAGAAAAGCGAAGAGAGTTTGAGCGAGTTTGAGGCGATTGAGAAAGCTTACCAAGTGCTTCCCCAGGCGGTGAACAATCTTGCTGTCGCGTCTACGGGGAAGGAGGACGTTCCGTTATGGGGGATCATGGAGCACGAAGAATTTGCTTCGTTGAACTTGGATGAATCTGGCGACGAATCGGCTGGGGACATCTTGGATGGACCGGTGCTTTACTCTGGACATTCGAAG GTTTCTCGAGCTAAACGATGA
- the LOC143349581 gene encoding uncharacterized protein LOC143349581 gives MTAKKNVPMDDEKRKQLKEKIESTRNSIENFEPPDGGWGWIIVMAAGFSNLCVLPILQSFGLLFRDRFAELEINSSETTTILNINCAVTACMGLANGPLFRKFSCRQVSFTGALICFISVTTLSTMKTFVGVLMLFSISYAIGTGITMSSNALALNTYFKQKRRIATGLSWTCTGMGPIIIPQIVTLLMPKYGIEGTILIFGGVAFNAVACALLLQPVSLHAKRKRSTEILNANKDEELSTYNKITPEANNENEKSRSLENVANNIKNSTLNLAKGKFGSQYLYYDDEEDGASGIDVIGPGSAMIARANDGWFSRKNTSTVSITSRVSRKDSISRNSSQKPSLPLSRQSSINTVSSVRNLNRQNSETESYRRRISGLPALPLIIVNESCEHTEDAEYCKDPLCIQKLQQKLATSEEVETDKLLKVECTKETTKTTWLQSLVIFFDLDLLRDPVYTNMMLGIVFANFAELNFALLTPFILGEYGLSKTQVATVMSILAGTDVGTRLTIPFIADFIGWQNRTFFLMGVTGMAIGRIVLAHTRDFGIIIAVAVLVGFGKALRTIFMALVIPGHVPLSRLPGATGIQLLTSGIISFSLGPLVGWIRDITSNYAILLHSLNVLTFLTVISWSLERYLTKRKSRKSAEKNETQNKPLTYKKEENMSAKETAKVPPNGKWGWMIALAYALNGISTIPILQGLGLVFKDTFPRFGFSATQGAIIININLAFGMVLGLINGPLLRIFGYRKMAIIGSLLYCIGVTTTAFIRSFTLFIIFYGIFASLGMSITFSAFSYALNSYFTTKRGRAMSLALTMIGLGPIIVPQVTTISLSYYGFQGTVLLYGAYSLHSLVGSLLLQPLKWHAKSAKVQSKTADEELIINGTENKSTDMKSGSDEKNTNFQEDEYSLNSVLDLSNLQKRRKRTTSKLDYDSDIGSIYGFDILFSQQLSDTINVSSAEKDVDVYRNRKQHDRYKSIDTINLGSSVKIFDERSGFERKYSNLSIPNVNDFQMEMDLLLKNNAEKEMVNTGSDCSEESEKKSIMKQILQKINQVFDLDLLQDPIYVNIMLGMSAAIFAEANFSTLTPFILMDMKLSTNDIGIVMSIIGSLDLVFRMMAPFLGEWFHQPPRIMYLLSLCLLIISRSSIIFVHTFTPMVFVAVGLGVAKGIRTVYMSLVIPHYVPIEKLPNASGIQMIVNGLFLLTAGPILGVIRDSTGSYASCIIMMNCITAFTVVIWTVEMFIVRRRKLRMGKQQQANS, from the exons ATGACTGCGAAAAAGAATGTACCAATGGACGATGAAAAAAGAAAGCAGCTAAAAGAGAAAATAGAAAGCACGCGTAATTCTATCGAAAACTTTGAGCCTCCCGATGGTGGCTGGGGTTGGATCATTGTAATGGCGGCTGGATTTTCCAAC CTTTGTGTATTACCAATATTGCAATCCTTCGGGCTATTATTTCGGGATAGATTCGCAGAGCTGGAAATCAATTCGTCAGAAACAACAACTATACTTAACATAAACTGCGCTGTGACTGCTTGCATGG GATTAGCCAATGGTCCACTATTCAGAAAGTTCAGCTGCAGGCAGGTGTCGTTCACAGGCGCCCTTATTTGTTTCATATCGGTTACGACGTTATCGACCATGAAAACTTTTGTCGGTGTTTTGATGCTTTTTTCGATTTCATACG ctATTGGGACTGGTATCACTATGTCGTCGAATGCTTTGGCTCTAAACacgtattttaaacaaaaaagaAGAATTGCAACGGGGCTCAGTTGGACTTGCACAGGCATGGGACCTATTATAATACCACAG ATAGTTACATTGCTGATGCCGAAATATGGTATAGAGGGTACCATTCTTATTTTTGGCGGTGTTGCGTTTAATGCAGTCGCTTGTGCTCTTCTGCTGCAACCTGTTTCACTGCACGCGAAACGGAAACGAAgtacagaaatattaaatgcGAACAAAGATGAAGAATTATCAACGTACAATAAG ATAACGCCAGAGGCAAATAATGAAAACGAGAAAAGCAGATCGTTGGAGAACGTCGCTAACAACATAAAAAACAGTACTTTGAACCTTGCAAAAGGAAAATTCGGAAGCCAGTATTTGTACTACGACGACGAAGAAGATGGCGCGTCTGGGATAGACGTAATCGGTCCTGGTTCCGCTATGATAGCACGAGCTAATGATGGTTG gttttccagaaaaaatacatcgaCTGTATCAATAACGTCTAGAGTATCGAGAAAGGACAGCATTTCAAGGAATTCTAGTCAAAAACCATCGCTGCCTTTAAGCAGACAATCTAGTATAAATACTGTATCGTCGGTAAGAAATCTTAATAG ACAAAACAGTGAAACAGAAAGTTACCGACGAAGAATTTCTGGGCTCCCTGCACTTCCACTGATTATTGTTAATGAATCCTGCGAGCATACCGAGGATGCTGAATACTGTAAAGATCCTCTCTGCATTCAAAAACTGCAACAAAAGTTGGCGACGTCCGAAGAAGTCGAAACTGATAAACTCTTAAAAGTG GAATGCACCAAAGAGACGACGAAAACAACTTGGTTGCAGTCTTTGGTAATTTTTTTTGACTTGGATCTTCTTCGCGATCCTGTTTACACAAATATGATGTTAGGCATTGTGTTCGCCAATTTCGCTGAATTGAATTTCGCTTTATTAACGCCATTTATTTTGGGCGAATACGGACTTTCCAAAACACAAGTCGCAACTGTAATGTCGATACTTGCTGGCACCGATGTAGGCACCAGACTAACGATTCCTTTTATTGCCGATTTTATCGGTTGGCAAAAcagaacattctttcttatgggTGTCACTGGAATGGCAATTGGTCGCATCG TGTTGGCACACACGCGTGACTTTGGAATTATTATAGCAGTTGCAGTCCTAGTTGGCTTTGGGAAAGCTTTGCGAACGATATTCATGGCTCTTGTGATTCCAGGTCACGTCCCTTTATCGAGACTTCCAGGTGCAACTGGTATACAATTGTTAACGAGCGGTATAATCTCGTTTTCGCTAGGTCCTCTTGTAGGTTGGATCAGAGATATCACATCCAACTATGCAATCTTGCTTCACAGTCTAAATGTTCTCACATTTTTGACTGTAATTTCCTGGTCCCTCGAGAGGTACCTCacgaaacgaaaatcaagaaagtcAGCGGAAAAGAACGAGACGCAAAACAAACCATTAACT tataaaaaagaagaaaacatgTCCGCAAAAGAAACTGCTAAAGTACCTCCGAATGGAAAATGGGGTTGGATGATTGCTTTAGCGTACGCTTTAAACGGG ATATCGACTATACCTATATTGCAAGGGTTGGGATTAGTATTTAAAGACACTTTTCCTCGTTTCGGGTTCAGTGCCACGCAAGGAgccattattattaatataaatttggCATTTGGTATGGTACTTGGGTTGATTAATGGGCCGTTATTACGAATTTTtggatatagaaaaatggctatAATTGGTAGTTTGTTATATTGCATCGGAGTAACAACGACAGCGTTCATCAGATCATTTACCCTCTTTATAATATTCTATGGTATCTTTGCTT CACTTGGCATGAGCATAACGTTTTCTGCCTTCTCGTACGCGCTGAATTCTTATTTCACGACAAAAAGGGGACGAGCAATGTCATTAGCGTTAACAATGATTGGTCTCGGTCCTATAATTGTACCACAAGTTACGACAATCTCACTCTCGTATTATGGATTTCAG ggTACTGTTCTATTGTACGGAGCGTATAGTTTGCATTCGTTGGTAGGAAGTTTATTACTTCAGCCATTGAAATGGCACGCGAAAAGTGCAAAAGTTCAATCGAAAACTGCAGACGAAGAATTAATTATAAATGGAACAGAAAACAAATCCACAG ATATGAAATCTGGTTCTGATGAAAAAAACACTAATTTTCAAGAGGACGAATACTCCTTAAACTCAGTATTGGATTTAAGCAACTTGCAAAAAAGACGAAAAAGAACTACTTCGAAGCTCGATTATGATTCTGATATTGGAAGTATATACGGATTTGATATACTTTTCTCGCAACAACTCTCAGATACAATAAACG TTTCTTCAGCAGAGAAGGATGTCGATGTATACAGAAACAGGAAGCAACATGATCGGT ataaaaGTATCGATACGATCAATCTTGGTAGCAGCGTGAAAATTTTTGATGAGAGATCTGGGTTTGAAAGGAAGTACAGTAATTTGAGTATTCCTAATGTAAATGATTTTCAAATGGAAATGGatttattgttaaaaaataacgcAGAAAAAGAAATGGTAAATACAGGATCTGATTGCAGCGAAGA GTCCGAAAAGAAGTCAATTATGAAACAAATACTCCAGAAAATAAATCAAGTGTTTGATCTAGATCTATTGCAAGATCCAATATATGTAAATATTATGCTGGGAATGTCGGCCGCCATCTTTGCGGAGGCGAATTTTTCCACGTTGACGCCATTCATCCTGATGGATATGAAATTATCCACCAATGATATTGGAATCGTTATGAGTATCATTGGCAGTTTGGACCTCGTTTTCAGAATGATGGCTCCATTTCTTGGTGAATGGTTTCACCAGCCTCCAAGAATAATGTATCTACTAAGTTTGTGCCTTTTGATTATCAGCAGGTCAT CGATAATATTTGTCCATACATTTACTCCAATGGTGTTTGTCGCGGTTGGATTAGGGGTTGCAAAAGGAATTCGTACAGTTTACATGAGTCTAGTAATACCTCATTATGTACCAATTGAGAAGTTACCTAATGCATCGGGAATTCAAATGATTGTGAATGGATTATTTCTCCTAACTGCTGGACCAATTCTTG GTGTGATTCGCGACAGTACTGGGTCCTATGCGTCCTGTATAATCATGATGAATTGTATTACTGCATTCACAGTGGTAATATGGACGGTGGAAATGTTCATTGTTCGGAGAAGAAAATTACGAATGGGAAAGCAACAACAAGCCAATTCTTAA
- the LOC143349339 gene encoding uncharacterized protein LOC143349339, translating to MSVFHVAVTILYVFNFIPFGIFQAVASPEKCTKQGSFEIVDGTCQNYYMCIFNGVGLVSYEFKCAPSTVFSPVTGYCTPSTQYPCTQTTPPTSTVAASSTLASGSSSSGTTTPVSSSSGMTTPVSSSPTTTTPVSSSPTTTTPVSSSPTTTAPISSSPTTKAPVSSSSTVPTTSTTTTKPTCLTTGRFPIPGSSCKMYYYCYVDGTTIINYTNLTCPTILVFNPTVQKCVLPTTYPCTS from the coding sequence ATGAGCGTTTTTCACGTTGCGGTGACGATCCTTTACGTCTTTAATTTCATTCCATTTGGAATATTTCAAGCGGTCGCTTCCCCGGAAAAATGCACAAAGCAAGGCTCGTTTGAGATCGTTGATGGGACATGTCAAAATTATTACATGTGTATTTTTAATGGTGTTGGACTCGTGTCGTACGAATTCAAATGTGCGCCTTCGACGGTATTTTCTCCTGTAACGGGTTACTGCACGCCATCTACACAATACCCTTGCACGCAAACAACGCCACCTACATCAACAGTAGCAGCGTCTTCAACGTTAGCGTCAGGTTCGTCATCATCTGGAACGACAACGCCAGTATCGTCATCATCTGGAATGACAACGCCAGTGTCGTCATCACCTACAACGACAACGCCAGTGTCGTCATCACCTACAACGACAACGCCAGTATCGTCATCACCTACAACGACAGCACCAATTTCGTCATCACCTACAACGAAAGCGCCAGTTTCATCATCATCGACAGTACCAACGAcatcaacaacaacaacaaaacCTACGTGTCTCACAACTGGTAGATTCCCAATTCCAGGTTCCAGTTGTAAaatgtattattattgttacGTGGACGGTACAACTATCATCAACTATACTAATTTAACATGCCCAACCATTCTAGTATTCAACCCAACTGTCCAAAAATGTGTTCTTCCAACGACTTATCCGTGTACTAGTTAA